The following proteins are encoded in a genomic region of Candidatus Dechloromonas phosphoritropha:
- a CDS encoding Txe/YoeB family addiction module toxin, translating to MSWQVVFSKHAQKDAKKLATTGLKAKALELLAVLAADPFQNPPPYEKLVGDLAGAYSRRINIQHRLVYEVFPTERVVRVLRMWTHYE from the coding sequence GTGAGTTGGCAGGTCGTCTTTTCGAAGCACGCGCAGAAGGATGCGAAGAAACTGGCCACAACGGGCCTGAAGGCCAAGGCGCTGGAACTCCTGGCCGTTCTCGCCGCTGACCCGTTTCAAAACCCGCCGCCTTACGAAAAACTCGTCGGCGATCTTGCAGGCGCCTATTCGCGACGCATCAATATCCAGCATCGCCTGGTTTATGAAGTTTTTCCAACGGAGCGGGTGGTTCGTGTGTTGCGCATGTGGACCCACTATGAGTGA
- a CDS encoding peptidoglycan DD-metalloendopeptidase family protein produces the protein MIRVLAPLAVLLLMAGCKSQPPAPTVDRSTSSLGRQSAPAFEGPGYYTVRKGDTLYRIALEHGQDYKDVVAWNNVTNPNAINEGQILRVAPPVVTSAAMGEAVVAQPVVTTPVVESRPLDVPGKVAGTPSAIAGDGLKRGPRGGKEPYSDEAYARLNRPGETVPKPPVVAVDQKPEPKPEVQPEARPEARPEAKPEPKPEPAATGPDDVAWQWPTSGKVISSFSDSGNKGIDFGGKAGDPVVAAADGKVVYVGTGIRGFGQLLIVKHNATFLSAYAHNRKILVAEGQQVKRGQKVAEMGNTDSEIIKLHFEIRKQGKPTDPAAFLPKR, from the coding sequence ATGATTAGAGTCCTCGCTCCTTTGGCCGTCCTCCTCCTGATGGCGGGCTGCAAGTCTCAGCCGCCGGCTCCGACCGTCGACCGCTCTACCTCGTCCTTGGGTAGACAGTCTGCGCCCGCGTTTGAGGGTCCCGGGTATTACACGGTCAGGAAGGGCGACACGCTTTACCGCATTGCCCTCGAGCATGGTCAGGATTACAAGGATGTTGTTGCCTGGAACAACGTTACCAATCCCAACGCGATCAACGAAGGGCAGATCCTGCGCGTGGCGCCGCCGGTCGTCACGTCAGCCGCCATGGGCGAGGCAGTGGTGGCGCAGCCAGTGGTGACGACGCCGGTTGTAGAGTCGCGGCCGCTGGATGTGCCAGGCAAGGTTGCCGGCACACCTTCCGCGATTGCCGGAGATGGTCTGAAACGGGGGCCACGCGGCGGCAAGGAGCCCTATTCCGATGAGGCGTACGCCCGGCTCAACCGCCCCGGGGAGACGGTCCCGAAGCCGCCGGTTGTCGCGGTCGACCAGAAACCGGAGCCGAAACCGGAAGTCCAGCCCGAGGCAAGACCCGAGGCAAGACCCGAGGCGAAGCCTGAACCCAAGCCGGAACCGGCAGCTACCGGCCCCGACGACGTGGCATGGCAGTGGCCCACGTCGGGCAAGGTGATCTCGTCCTTCAGTGATTCGGGAAACAAGGGTATTGATTTCGGCGGCAAGGCCGGCGATCCCGTCGTGGCTGCCGCCGATGGCAAGGTCGTCTATGTTGGCACAGGGATTCGAGGTTTCGGTCAGCTCCTGATCGTCAAGCACAACGCGACTTTCCTCTCGGCTTATGCGCACAACCGTAAGATCTTGGTCGCCGAAGGCCAGCAAGTCAAGCGTGGCCAGAAGGTGGCGGAAATGGGCAACACGGACAGCGAGATTATCAAGCTCCATTTCGAGATTCGCAAGCAGGGCAAACCGACCGATCCCGCGGCCTTCCTGCCGAAGAGATGA
- a CDS encoding type II toxin-antitoxin system Phd/YefM family antitoxin, with the protein MATLTASEARANLYRLIDQAAESHQPIHITGKRASAVLLSTEDWDAIQETLYLLSIPGMRESIKEGMAEPLDQSTKALEW; encoded by the coding sequence ATGGCTACTCTGACCGCGAGTGAAGCACGCGCCAACCTTTATCGGCTCATTGACCAGGCGGCCGAATCACATCAACCGATTCACATCACCGGCAAGCGAGCCAGCGCCGTCCTGCTCTCAACCGAGGATTGGGATGCGATTCAGGAAACGCTGTACCTTCTTTCCATCCCCGGCATGCGCGAATCCATCAAGGAGGGCATGGCAGAGCCTCTTGATCAGAGTACCAAGGCGCTTGAATGGTGA
- the surE gene encoding 5'/3'-nucleotidase SurE → MRILLSNDDGYFAPGILALAEALDGLGEIVVVAPEQNRSAASNSLTLDRPVFLKQAANGFYFVNGTPSDCVHLAVSGMLDYMPDIIVSGINHGANMGDDTIYSGTVAAATEGFLLGIPSIALSLTSFEGSHFNTAGRIARELVERFFNDPIRDPVLLNVNVPDIPYADLRGTEVTRLGRRHKAEPVVKMRSPRNDTVYWVGAAGAAAEAGPGTDFNAIERGCVSITPLQVDLTHTARLQAIANWLR, encoded by the coding sequence ATGCGGATTCTCCTGAGTAACGACGACGGTTATTTCGCGCCCGGAATTCTGGCGCTGGCCGAGGCGCTTGACGGCCTGGGCGAAATCGTTGTCGTTGCTCCGGAGCAGAATCGCAGCGCCGCCAGCAATTCATTGACGCTGGATCGACCGGTATTTCTCAAGCAGGCCGCAAATGGATTTTATTTCGTCAATGGCACGCCATCGGATTGCGTCCATCTGGCGGTCTCTGGAATGCTTGATTACATGCCCGACATTATCGTTTCCGGCATTAACCATGGCGCCAATATGGGTGACGACACCATTTATTCGGGAACGGTTGCCGCGGCGACCGAAGGTTTTCTGTTGGGCATTCCATCGATTGCACTTTCGCTGACGAGTTTCGAGGGTAGTCATTTCAATACCGCGGGACGTATTGCCCGGGAACTGGTGGAGCGTTTTTTCAATGATCCGATTCGTGATCCGGTGCTGCTGAACGTCAATGTTCCCGATATTCCCTATGCCGACCTGCGCGGCACGGAAGTGACCCGTCTCGGCAGACGTCACAAGGCTGAGCCGGTCGTCAAAATGCGTTCGCCGCGGAATGATACGGTCTATTGGGTGGGTGCTGCCGGAGCGGCCGCCGAGGCAGGGCCAGGAACGGACTTCAACGCGATCGAACGCGGCTGTGTGTCGATCACCCCGCTGCAGGTCGATCTGACGCATACGGCGCGGTTGCAGGCGATTGCGAACTGGCTGCGATGA
- the rssA gene encoding patatin-like phospholipase RssA, whose protein sequence is MGKPRLAIALGSGSARGWSHIGVLRALLQAGIVPDIVCGTSIGAFVGAAYASGSLDPLESWVRGLTRRDVFGFFDVSLGAGGLIKGEKLLGYTSHLFLDETFADLDKPFACVATDLASGREVWLREGRILDAVRSSVALPGLLAPHLLDGRYLVDGGLVNPVPVSLCRALGADLVIAVDLGMDTIGLRQRRGDASAPVPAWRQTMGRWLGREGDGEDVVRPSLADVVTNSIAIMQGRISRSRLAGEPADVLITPRLGQLGLLDFHRADEAIAAGRLAAEHMLPLLRAITE, encoded by the coding sequence ATGGGCAAGCCGCGCCTCGCCATTGCGCTCGGCTCCGGTTCGGCCCGCGGCTGGTCCCACATTGGTGTGCTGCGCGCCCTGCTGCAGGCCGGCATCGTTCCCGACATCGTCTGCGGCACGTCGATCGGCGCTTTCGTCGGGGCCGCCTATGCGTCAGGCTCGCTTGATCCGCTCGAATCCTGGGTGCGCGGCCTGACGCGCCGCGATGTATTCGGGTTCTTCGACGTCAGTTTAGGGGCGGGCGGCCTGATCAAGGGCGAGAAGCTGCTTGGCTACACTTCCCATCTTTTTCTCGACGAGACCTTTGCCGATCTCGACAAGCCGTTCGCCTGTGTCGCCACCGATCTGGCTAGCGGTCGCGAGGTGTGGCTCAGGGAGGGGCGGATTCTCGATGCGGTGCGCTCCTCGGTCGCGCTGCCCGGCCTGCTCGCGCCGCATCTGCTCGACGGACGCTACCTGGTCGACGGCGGGCTGGTCAATCCGGTACCGGTTTCGCTGTGCCGGGCGCTCGGCGCCGACCTCGTGATTGCCGTCGATCTCGGCATGGACACCATCGGCCTGCGTCAGCGCCGTGGCGATGCCTCCGCACCGGTGCCTGCCTGGCGCCAGACGATGGGTCGCTGGCTGGGGCGCGAGGGCGACGGCGAGGACGTGGTACGGCCTTCGCTGGCCGACGTTGTGACCAACAGCATTGCCATCATGCAGGGACGCATCTCGCGTTCGCGACTGGCCGGCGAGCCGGCCGACGTGCTGATCACGCCGCGCCTGGGGCAACTCGGACTGCTCGATTTTCACCGCGCCGACGAAGCCATCGCCGCCGGGCGTCTGGCGGCCGAGCACATGCTGCCGCTGCTGCGCGCGATCACTGAATGA
- a CDS encoding arsenate reductase → MIKIYGIKNCGTMKKAMAWLTENGIAFEFTDYKKAGIAEAHLPDWAARTGWEALLNRRGLMWKKLSDDERAATMETMAGPRVNAEKALKLMAQYPSLIKRPVLDTGDKLLVGFSPETYAAELK, encoded by the coding sequence ATGATCAAGATTTACGGTATCAAGAACTGCGGCACCATGAAGAAGGCGATGGCCTGGCTGACTGAAAACGGCATCGCTTTTGAATTCACCGACTACAAGAAGGCCGGCATCGCCGAGGCTCACCTGCCCGACTGGGCGGCGCGAACCGGCTGGGAAGCGCTGCTCAACCGGCGCGGCCTGATGTGGAAAAAACTTTCTGACGACGAGCGTGCTGCAACCATGGAAACAATGGCTGGCCCTAGGGTCAACGCGGAAAAAGCGCTCAAATTGATGGCGCAGTATCCGAGCCTGATCAAGCGCCCGGTGCTCGATACCGGCGACAAGCTGCTGGTCGGTTTTTCTCCTGAAACCTACGCCGCGGAACTGAAATGA
- a CDS encoding protein-L-isoaspartate(D-aspartate) O-methyltransferase has protein sequence MTTNALQGFGMTSQRTRARMIERLREMGIRNAAVLRAMAAVPRHVFVEEALASRAYEDTALPLGMGQTISQPFVVARMIELLLNGRMALGRTLEVGAGCGYQAAVLAQLTTEVYAIERLGPLLEKAKAHMRHLKQFNVRLKHADGQLGMPEAAPFASIIVAAAGRQVPPALLGQLAVGGRMVLPIGTTEQYLSLIERTAEGFVETRLDPVRFVPLLAGTQ, from the coding sequence ATGACCACCAACGCATTGCAAGGATTCGGGATGACCTCGCAGCGGACGCGGGCGCGCATGATCGAGCGCCTGCGCGAGATGGGCATCCGCAATGCGGCCGTCCTCCGGGCGATGGCGGCAGTTCCGCGTCACGTCTTTGTTGAGGAGGCACTGGCGTCGCGTGCCTATGAAGACACCGCGTTGCCGCTGGGTATGGGGCAGACGATTTCACAGCCTTTCGTCGTTGCTCGGATGATCGAACTGTTGCTCAACGGGCGCATGGCGCTGGGCAGGACGCTCGAGGTTGGCGCCGGTTGCGGCTATCAGGCGGCCGTCCTGGCGCAACTGACGACTGAGGTTTATGCGATCGAGCGCCTCGGGCCCCTTCTGGAAAAGGCGAAGGCTCACATGCGACATCTGAAGCAGTTCAATGTACGCCTCAAGCACGCGGATGGTCAGCTCGGCATGCCCGAGGCAGCACCGTTCGCCAGCATCATCGTCGCCGCTGCGGGTCGCCAGGTGCCGCCGGCCCTGCTCGGGCAACTGGCAGTTGGCGGGCGTATGGTCTTGCCTATCGGTACGACTGAGCAGTATCTTTCCCTCATTGAACGGACTGCGGAGGGTTTTGTCGAAACCCGGCTTGATCCCGTTCGCTTTGTCCCACTCCTTGCAGGAACGCAATGA
- a CDS encoding asparaginase, which produces MALTLSMMTAMATSPVFAQNKPTVYFIATGGTIAMKIDPVKNAPVPAISGEDLLATVPDIGKYATIQVNSLSNVPSDYMDPPRWVQLTHAVQAALDMPEVAGVIVSHGTDTLEETAFWLDLTVKSSKPVVLIGAQRNASSSDFDGPRNLLNAARIAVDSQSRDKGVLLAMNNQINSARYVTKTHTGNVETFNSGQFGIIGEAYPDRVMYAYTPVRRQHIPIGTGPMPQVDIVPMYGGADGASLRSAVDRGAKGIVVQALGMGNMNESMFESVKYALSKQVPVVIATRVHNGRVLPNYGFAGGGKTTFDAGAVMADDLSPAKARIMLMLLQQSGVSSKSQLQAAFDR; this is translated from the coding sequence ATGGCCTTAACCCTGTCGATGATGACCGCCATGGCAACCAGCCCCGTCTTCGCCCAAAACAAACCGACGGTCTATTTCATTGCTACTGGCGGCACCATCGCCATGAAGATTGATCCGGTGAAAAATGCTCCAGTGCCGGCAATCTCCGGGGAGGATCTGTTGGCCACGGTGCCGGACATTGGTAAGTACGCCACAATCCAAGTCAACAGCCTGTCGAACGTGCCATCCGACTACATGGACCCGCCCCGTTGGGTTCAGTTGACCCACGCGGTGCAAGCGGCGCTGGACATGCCTGAGGTAGCCGGCGTGATTGTTTCGCACGGCACCGACACGCTTGAAGAGACTGCTTTCTGGCTTGATCTGACTGTTAAATCGAGCAAACCGGTAGTTTTGATCGGCGCCCAGCGCAACGCCTCGTCATCCGATTTTGACGGTCCGCGCAATCTGCTCAACGCGGCGCGCATCGCCGTCGACAGCCAGTCCCGCGACAAAGGCGTGCTGCTAGCCATGAACAACCAGATCAACTCGGCTCGCTATGTGACCAAGACCCACACCGGCAATGTCGAGACCTTTAACTCAGGCCAGTTCGGCATCATCGGCGAGGCCTACCCAGACCGGGTGATGTACGCTTATACCCCGGTGCGGCGACAGCACATCCCGATCGGCACCGGCCCCATGCCGCAAGTCGACATCGTTCCCATGTACGGTGGTGCCGACGGTGCGTCGTTGCGCAGCGCGGTGGATCGGGGCGCCAAGGGCATCGTGGTACAGGCCCTGGGAATGGGCAACATGAACGAGTCAATGTTCGAGAGCGTTAAGTACGCGCTGTCCAAGCAGGTGCCAGTGGTGATCGCGACCCGGGTCCACAACGGACGGGTACTACCGAACTACGGGTTCGCCGGCGGCGGCAAGACCACTTTCGATGCCGGTGCGGTGATGGCCGACGATCTGTCGCCTGCCAAGGCTCGGATCATGCTGATGCTGCTGCAGCAAAGTGGCGTGAGCAGCAAGAGCCAACTGCAGGCTGCGTTCGACCGCTGA
- a CDS encoding DUF3616 domain-containing protein: MKPRTRYRLAAVLVACFASAAAAQTAAVYRGPCDASAAAALDADHFVVGDDEHNILHIYRQGQPQPVGTVDLSALLATKNGEEADIEAATKIGTRIYWITSHARNAKGKTRPSRQRFFATDVKPGNPPTLTPAGQAYTRLLDDLLATDALAPYRLVAAAERAAEADGGLNIEGLAATPEGTLLIGLRNPLRQGRALLVPLLNPGELIDGGRARFAAPIELDLGQRGVRSIERVGTSYVIAAGPTADSGSFALFRWSGRPSEAATIITGIDLRDLRPEALFAIPGSKRVQLLSDDGGIKTGGVACKKLPGERQTFRSLTITLPE; the protein is encoded by the coding sequence ATGAAACCGCGCACCCGCTACCGCCTCGCTGCCGTCCTCGTTGCCTGTTTCGCATCGGCAGCTGCGGCGCAAACCGCCGCTGTCTACCGCGGCCCCTGCGACGCTTCGGCCGCCGCCGCGCTCGATGCCGACCACTTTGTCGTCGGCGACGACGAGCACAATATCCTGCACATTTATCGGCAGGGCCAGCCGCAACCGGTCGGTACGGTCGATCTGTCCGCCCTCCTCGCCACGAAGAACGGCGAGGAAGCCGATATCGAGGCGGCGACGAAGATCGGTACTCGTATCTACTGGATCACCTCGCATGCCCGCAACGCCAAGGGCAAGACCCGGCCGAGCCGGCAACGCTTCTTCGCTACCGACGTCAAACCGGGCAACCCGCCAACGCTCACACCCGCCGGCCAGGCCTACACGCGGCTGCTCGACGACCTGCTCGCGACCGACGCGCTCGCCCCCTACCGGCTCGTCGCGGCGGCAGAGCGCGCAGCCGAGGCGGATGGCGGCCTGAATATCGAAGGCCTGGCCGCTACACCCGAAGGCACCCTGCTGATCGGGCTGCGCAACCCGCTGCGTCAAGGCCGTGCCTTGCTGGTTCCGCTGCTCAACCCGGGAGAACTCATCGACGGCGGTCGCGCCCGCTTCGCTGCCCCGATCGAACTCGATCTCGGACAACGCGGGGTGCGCAGCATCGAACGCGTCGGCACTTCCTACGTGATCGCCGCCGGACCGACTGCCGACTCCGGCAGCTTCGCGCTGTTCCGCTGGTCGGGCCGCCCGAGTGAGGCGGCAACGATCATCACCGGCATTGACCTGCGCGACCTGCGCCCCGAGGCCCTGTTCGCGATTCCCGGCAGCAAGCGCGTCCAGTTGCTCAGCGACGACGGCGGCATCAAGACCGGCGGCGTCGCATGCAAGAAGCTGCCGGGCGAGCGCCAGACCTTTCGCAGCTTGACCATCACACTGCCCGAGTGA
- a CDS encoding H-NS histone family protein, whose translation MDLSTLTVVELRELQQQIPAELKRREAQDKMKILNEARAFVKARGYALEDLLGKEAKVKGPTGKVKVKYRHPKNAALEWTGRGRQPKWVAEWLAAGGHLDDMMV comes from the coding sequence ATGGATTTGTCCACCCTGACCGTTGTCGAATTGCGTGAGCTGCAACAACAGATTCCTGCGGAATTGAAACGCCGAGAGGCTCAGGATAAGATGAAAATCCTGAATGAAGCGCGGGCTTTTGTTAAAGCACGCGGTTATGCGCTTGAAGATCTGCTGGGTAAGGAAGCTAAAGTCAAGGGACCGACCGGAAAAGTAAAGGTCAAATACCGTCACCCGAAGAATGCCGCGCTGGAATGGACCGGCCGTGGCCGCCAGCCGAAATGGGTTGCCGAATGGCTGGCTGCCGGCGGCCATCTCGATGACATGATGGTCTGA
- a CDS encoding FAD-binding oxidoreductase, with amino-acid sequence MTGDSLTATLARIVGPANVVDGTADLAPCLTDWRGRYHGAARCLVKPGATAEVAAVVRACAAAGAPMVTQGGNTSLCGAATPDDSGSAVVIGLGRLNRIVAVDPENNTISVEAGCTLAAVQEAASAANRLFPLALASEGSCQIGGNLSTNAGGVQVLRYGNMRELTLGLEVVLPSGEIWDGRRGLRKDNTGYDLKQLFIGAEGTLGIITGAVLKLFPLPKTQVTCWLNVAAPNVAVNLLNAAKNTFDAGLTAFELISETSLGLVLKNIPASARPTAQSPWYMLAEFSDAEPTAVEHWLATRLDAGEVADAVIAHSETQAKILWALRENISEAQKIEGISIKHDVAVPVSCIPEFLAQTDAVLEWAFPGIRIVTFGHVGDGNLHYNLSKADAQDNDAFIASQPEVNRIVHDAVHALNGSISAEHGIGQLKREELLRYKSPVEIALMRSIKKALDPRGLMNPGKIL; translated from the coding sequence ATGACGGGCGATTCGCTGACGGCAACGCTGGCACGCATCGTCGGGCCGGCCAACGTCGTTGACGGGACCGCCGATCTGGCGCCCTGCCTGACCGACTGGCGCGGCCGTTACCACGGCGCCGCACGTTGCCTGGTCAAGCCCGGCGCGACTGCCGAGGTGGCGGCGGTAGTCCGCGCCTGTGCTGCCGCCGGGGCGCCGATGGTGACGCAGGGCGGCAATACCAGCCTGTGCGGCGCGGCGACACCGGACGACTCGGGCAGCGCCGTGGTGATCGGTCTCGGCCGGCTGAACCGCATTGTTGCGGTCGACCCGGAAAACAACACGATTTCCGTCGAGGCCGGCTGCACGCTGGCCGCGGTACAGGAAGCGGCGAGTGCCGCTAACCGGCTGTTTCCGCTGGCGCTGGCTTCCGAAGGTAGTTGCCAGATTGGCGGCAACCTGTCGACCAATGCCGGCGGTGTCCAAGTGCTGCGCTACGGCAACATGCGCGAACTGACCCTCGGTCTGGAGGTCGTTTTGCCCAGCGGCGAAATCTGGGACGGCCGGCGTGGCCTGCGCAAGGACAACACCGGCTACGACCTCAAGCAGCTATTCATCGGCGCCGAAGGCACGCTGGGGATCATCACAGGGGCTGTGCTGAAACTGTTTCCGCTGCCGAAAACGCAGGTAACGTGCTGGCTTAATGTGGCTGCGCCAAATGTTGCGGTCAACCTGCTGAATGCGGCAAAAAATACCTTCGATGCGGGGTTGACCGCTTTCGAGTTGATCTCCGAAACGTCGCTTGGCCTAGTGCTGAAAAACATACCGGCCAGTGCACGACCGACGGCGCAGAGCCCGTGGTACATGCTCGCCGAATTCTCCGATGCCGAGCCCACTGCCGTCGAGCATTGGCTGGCGACACGGCTGGACGCCGGCGAAGTAGCCGACGCCGTGATCGCCCACTCGGAAACCCAGGCAAAAATCCTCTGGGCTCTGCGCGAAAACATTTCCGAAGCACAGAAGATCGAGGGTATCAGCATCAAGCACGATGTCGCGGTGCCGGTTTCCTGCATCCCCGAGTTCCTGGCGCAGACCGACGCTGTGCTGGAATGGGCCTTTCCCGGTATCCGCATCGTCACCTTCGGCCATGTCGGCGACGGCAACCTGCACTACAACCTGTCAAAGGCCGACGCCCAGGACAACGACGCCTTCATTGCCAGCCAGCCCGAGGTCAATCGTATCGTCCATGATGCGGTCCACGCGCTGAATGGCTCGATTTCCGCCGAGCACGGGATCGGTCAACTCAAACGCGAGGAATTGCTGCGCTACAAAAGTCCGGTGGAAATCGCCCTGATGCGCTCCATCAAGAAGGCGCTCGACCCGCGCGGGCTGATGAATCCGGGCAAGATCCTCTAG
- a CDS encoding IS5 family transposase has translation MMAKVKSWEVTEEFWKRVEPLIPIRQRLADRSYVRKAGGGRKPKEPRLVFEAIIYVLRTGCQWKALPAERFGSSSAIHARFLAWEKAGVFEALWKRGLAEYDDLEGIAWRWQSLDGAMMKAPMAQSSVGPNPTDRGKNGSKRHLLVDGRGVPLSLVVTGANRHDVSQLAAVLEAIVVKRASPPKRRSKHLCADAGYTGAPALAIITKHGYIPHVKGRGQEAGELKRDPRKKARRWIVEVAHSWFNRFRKLLVRYEKLERSFLALNHLAASIMAFRKIKLKVNIVYG, from the coding sequence ATGATGGCAAAAGTGAAGTCATGGGAAGTGACCGAGGAATTCTGGAAGCGCGTTGAGCCACTGATTCCGATACGCCAGCGACTGGCGGATCGGAGTTACGTCCGCAAGGCTGGCGGGGGGCGCAAGCCCAAAGAACCGAGGCTGGTCTTCGAGGCGATTATTTATGTGCTGCGCACAGGTTGCCAGTGGAAGGCACTCCCGGCGGAGCGCTTTGGCAGTTCCAGTGCGATTCATGCCCGATTTCTGGCGTGGGAGAAGGCCGGGGTGTTTGAAGCCCTATGGAAGCGCGGGCTTGCCGAATACGACGACCTTGAAGGTATCGCCTGGCGCTGGCAAAGCCTTGACGGCGCGATGATGAAGGCCCCGATGGCGCAATCAAGCGTTGGACCCAATCCAACGGACCGGGGAAAAAATGGGAGCAAGCGTCATTTGCTGGTGGACGGTCGTGGCGTCCCGTTGTCGCTCGTCGTGACCGGCGCCAATCGGCACGACGTCTCTCAGTTGGCGGCTGTGCTTGAGGCCATTGTCGTCAAGCGAGCGTCGCCACCCAAGCGGCGAAGCAAACACCTTTGCGCTGACGCCGGCTACACCGGCGCGCCCGCATTGGCGATCATCACGAAGCATGGCTACATCCCCCATGTCAAAGGGCGTGGGCAAGAGGCCGGCGAACTCAAACGTGACCCCAGGAAGAAAGCCCGGCGCTGGATCGTCGAAGTGGCTCACAGCTGGTTCAACCGCTTCCGGAAGTTGTTGGTGCGATACGAGAAGCTTGAGCGCAGTTTCTTGGCGCTCAACCACCTGGCCGCATCAATCATGGCGTTCAGAAAAATTAAACTGAAAGTAAATATTGTTTACGGATAA
- a CDS encoding Hsp33 family molecular chaperone HslO gives MSDSFIRRFLFEHLDIRGAVVHLGAAWQQMQAGRDYQPTVAQLLGETAAVTALIAGQLKQAGRLTLQLRGNGPIQLLVIDCNEALQLRGMARSNPVVLPAPVPELLGAQQGENQGGQLMLSLDMPDARHPYQSFVPLVGNSIAEIFEHYLEQSEQQSSRLFATAAPKAAACLFLQKMPGADNHDADGWQRITQLASTVKAAELLELDVETLLNRLFHEEMDAHGVRVFDPLPVSYHCPEDWTKVRDMIRGLGRADAETILAEHGEILIRDDICNHQYRFSADDITELFGPLASKSLH, from the coding sequence ATGAGCGACAGCTTCATCCGCCGTTTCCTCTTCGAGCATCTCGACATTCGCGGCGCCGTCGTTCATCTTGGCGCAGCCTGGCAGCAGATGCAGGCCGGACGCGACTACCAGCCGACCGTCGCCCAGTTGCTCGGCGAAACAGCGGCCGTCACCGCGCTGATCGCCGGCCAGCTCAAGCAAGCGGGCCGCCTGACCTTGCAGTTGCGCGGCAACGGCCCGATCCAGTTACTGGTCATCGATTGCAACGAAGCCTTGCAGCTACGCGGCATGGCGCGCAGCAACCCGGTCGTCCTGCCCGCCCCGGTGCCGGAACTACTTGGCGCCCAACAAGGTGAAAATCAGGGCGGCCAGTTGATGCTTAGCCTCGACATGCCGGATGCCCGCCATCCTTACCAGAGTTTCGTGCCGCTGGTCGGCAACAGCATCGCCGAAATCTTCGAGCACTACCTCGAACAATCCGAACAGCAGTCCTCGCGCCTGTTCGCCACTGCCGCCCCGAAGGCTGCCGCCTGCCTGTTCCTGCAAAAAATGCCGGGCGCCGACAACCACGATGCCGATGGCTGGCAGCGCATCACCCAACTGGCGAGCACCGTCAAGGCTGCGGAATTACTCGAACTCGATGTCGAAACCCTGCTCAACCGCCTGTTCCATGAGGAAATGGACGCCCACGGCGTGCGCGTCTTCGATCCGCTGCCGGTCAGCTACCACTGCCCCGAGGACTGGACCAAGGTGCGCGACATGATCCGCGGCCTGGGCCGTGCGGATGCCGAGACGATCCTTGCCGAGCATGGCGAAATCCTGATCCGCGACGACATCTGCAACCACCAATACCGCTTCAGCGCCGACGACATCACCGAACTGTTCGGCCCGCTGGCGAGTAAGTCGCTTCACTGA
- a CDS encoding DUF1311 domain-containing protein produces MRLLLTLPLVFFSLTAQAIDCSKAITTPDINACASADQKKVETKLNTIYRRVIKSLDQPDTELEKFSEMKSTLIEAQRAWVKFREADCTAVFTLHASGTIRTAMYIGCMQSHAERRIKDLEDYEKQ; encoded by the coding sequence ATGCGACTACTACTCACATTACCTCTTGTCTTCTTCTCCCTCACCGCGCAAGCCATCGACTGCTCGAAAGCAATCACGACTCCTGACATTAACGCATGTGCGTCGGCCGACCAGAAGAAGGTCGAAACCAAACTGAATACAATCTACCGCCGAGTTATAAAGAGCCTTGACCAACCCGACACTGAACTCGAAAAATTTTCGGAGATGAAGAGCACCCTCATCGAAGCACAGAGGGCTTGGGTCAAGTTTCGAGAGGCCGACTGCACCGCAGTTTTCACGCTTCATGCGAGCGGCACTATCCGGACAGCCATGTACATCGGTTGCATGCAGTCCCACGCCGAGCGGCGTATCAAGGACCTCGAAGACTATGAAAAGCAATAA